The following are from one region of the Abiotrophia defectiva ATCC 49176 genome:
- a CDS encoding rhamnulokinase family protein, protein MTRMKLLAIDLGASSGRVMQAIYDGQTLQLTEVHRFANEPVSLNDGLYWNILHLQNEIKRGIKKATQVDDIPIRSISVDTWGVDYAYLDQAGDMIYLPHCYRDNRMGSYEADFYQAMAPEKLFDLTGVQPATINSVLQLYADLQEKPHLKQIAQKVLFMPDLINYLLCGVAATEYTIASTSGLLSSSHPGSFEDKVLDSLGIPKDWFGQVTKGGRILRQLSPRITQELKIEPFDVIAGAGHDTAAAVLAIPYASDQPTAFISCGTWSLVGLESDQPILSEAAYAAGLTNEGCFDGRYRLLKNTTGLWILQELQRDWRLQGEELSFAQMAELAQAVTDNQTWINPNDAIFASPHDMEAKIKERCRLTNQAVPQTKGHVVRVVLESLALAYRQTLDQLEQLTGQSIDAIHMVGGGIQNRLLCQLTANFSGRPVRTGPIEGSALGNILAQLLTLGEIKTRHEAQALIKNSETTHDYEVADLPNRDQIYARYLELTKGGQ, encoded by the coding sequence ATGACGCGTATGAAACTTTTGGCCATTGACCTGGGGGCTAGCTCAGGTCGCGTAATGCAAGCCATTTATGATGGACAGACCCTCCAACTCACTGAGGTGCACCGGTTCGCTAACGAACCGGTCAGCCTCAATGATGGCTTGTACTGGAATATTTTACACTTACAAAACGAAATCAAACGCGGCATCAAGAAGGCGACCCAAGTCGATGATATTCCCATTCGTTCTATTTCGGTAGATACCTGGGGTGTCGACTATGCCTATTTGGATCAAGCGGGAGATATGATTTACCTGCCACACTGCTATCGTGATAACCGCATGGGTTCTTATGAAGCAGACTTCTATCAAGCCATGGCGCCAGAAAAGCTCTTTGACTTGACGGGGGTTCAGCCAGCGACCATTAACTCGGTCCTACAGCTTTATGCGGACTTGCAGGAAAAACCACATCTCAAGCAGATCGCCCAAAAGGTCCTCTTTATGCCGGATTTGATTAACTATCTACTCTGTGGGGTAGCGGCAACCGAATATACGATTGCTAGCACCTCAGGTTTGTTATCATCCAGTCATCCGGGTAGTTTCGAAGACAAGGTCTTAGACAGCTTGGGGATTCCAAAAGACTGGTTCGGGCAAGTGACCAAAGGCGGGCGCATCTTGCGCCAACTGTCGCCACGCATTACCCAAGAGCTCAAGATTGAGCCTTTTGACGTGATTGCAGGTGCGGGCCATGACACAGCGGCGGCTGTTCTGGCTATTCCTTATGCCAGCGACCAACCAACAGCCTTTATCTCCTGCGGGACCTGGTCCTTGGTAGGCTTGGAGTCGGATCAACCGATCTTGAGTGAAGCTGCTTATGCGGCCGGCCTAACCAATGAAGGTTGCTTCGACGGTCGTTATCGTCTGCTTAAGAACACTACCGGCCTGTGGATTCTGCAAGAACTCCAACGTGACTGGCGCTTGCAGGGTGAGGAGCTTTCCTTCGCCCAGATGGCCGAATTAGCTCAAGCAGTGACCGATAACCAAACTTGGATTAATCCAAATGATGCGATTTTTGCTTCGCCTCATGATATGGAAGCTAAGATTAAGGAACGTTGTCGTCTGACCAACCAAGCGGTTCCTCAAACCAAGGGACATGTGGTCAGAGTAGTATTAGAAAGTTTGGCCCTTGCTTATCGGCAGACCTTGGATCAGTTGGAGCAACTGACTGGCCAAAGCATCGACGCCATTCATATGGTGGGCGGCGGCATTCAAAATCGCTTGCTCTGCCAGTTAACGGCTAACTTTTCCGGGCGTCCTGTCCGGACGGGGCCAATTGAGGGCAGTGCCTTGGGCAATATCTTAGCTCAACTCTTGACCTTGGGTGAGATTAAGACCCGACATGAGGCCCAAGCCTTAATTAAAAACAGTGAAACAACACATGATTATGAGGTAGCGGACTTGCCTAATCGTGACCAAATCTATGCTCGCTACCTGGAATTGACGAAAGGTGGTCAATAA
- a CDS encoding iron-containing alcohol dehydrogenase has translation MSTFYVPAINLIGRGVINEVGSYVKELGYKKALLVTDTFIASSDILPKVTKPLDAEGINYVVFSDVDPNPSCKNVWDGLKALQENNCDFIISLGGGSPQDAASCISVMATNGGKPQDYEGLHKSAKKGLPVVAINTTAGTSAEITINYVITDEERKVKMVMVDKNSLALISVNDPELMVSKPAALTAATGMDALTHAVEALVTPGAYGVTKKLSIGAIELIKEFLPRAVKDGHDIEAREGMVNAIFLGGMAFNNAGLGYVHSMAHQLGAVYHLPHGVCCAMLLPVIERENAKRVPAAFRDVAKALGLQVEGKSDQECADYAISEIEKLSETVGIPKKLTELGIEEKDFDFEYLSKNAMIDACAPGNPFTPTLEETIAFYKELF, from the coding sequence ATGTCAACATTTTATGTACCAGCTATTAACTTAATCGGTAGAGGGGTGATTAATGAGGTTGGTTCTTACGTCAAAGAATTAGGCTACAAGAAAGCTCTCTTAGTAACGGATACTTTCATTGCTTCTAGCGATATCTTACCTAAGGTGACTAAACCTTTAGATGCAGAAGGAATCAACTATGTAGTTTTCTCAGATGTCGATCCTAACCCTTCATGTAAGAATGTCTGGGATGGTCTTAAGGCCTTGCAAGAAAACAACTGCGACTTCATTATTTCGCTCGGTGGTGGTTCACCACAAGACGCAGCTAGCTGTATCTCAGTTATGGCAACCAATGGTGGTAAGCCTCAAGACTACGAAGGTTTGCACAAATCAGCTAAGAAAGGTTTGCCAGTTGTTGCCATTAATACAACAGCTGGGACTTCTGCTGAAATTACCATTAACTATGTCATTACCGACGAAGAACGTAAGGTTAAAATGGTCATGGTTGACAAGAATAGTTTGGCGCTGATCTCTGTTAACGACCCTGAATTAATGGTATCTAAACCAGCAGCTCTAACGGCTGCAACCGGTATGGACGCCTTGACTCACGCGGTAGAAGCCTTGGTAACACCGGGTGCTTATGGCGTCACCAAGAAACTCTCGATCGGGGCAATCGAATTGATCAAGGAATTCTTGCCACGAGCAGTCAAGGATGGGCATGATATCGAAGCCCGTGAAGGCATGGTCAACGCTATCTTCTTAGGTGGTATGGCCTTCAACAACGCTGGTTTAGGTTACGTACACTCCATGGCTCACCAACTAGGGGCAGTTTATCATTTACCACACGGTGTCTGCTGTGCCATGTTATTACCAGTGATTGAACGTGAAAATGCTAAGCGCGTACCAGCTGCCTTCCGTGATGTGGCCAAAGCTTTAGGTTTACAAGTTGAAGGCAAGTCAGACCAAGAGTGTGCTGATTATGCCATTAGCGAAATCGAAAAATTGTCTGAAACAGTGGGTATTCCTAAGAAGTTAACCGAACTAGGTATTGAAGAAAAAGACTTCGACTTCGAATATCTATCCAAGAATGCGATGATTGATGCCTGCGCACCAGGTAACCCATTCACCCCAACCTTGGAAGAAACCATTGCCTTCTATAAGGAACTCTTCTAG
- the mtnN gene encoding 5'-methylthioadenosine/S-adenosylhomocysteine nucleosidase — protein sequence MKVAIVAAMQEELAPFRQHFGAKQLVFEQAKTRIEAVNPPEGTGISQLYLVESGIGKANAAACAAWLLSQVGPDLVINTGSTGCFEPSVALGDVVISDRFVYSDVDATGFNYAWGQVPQMPADYPVVADLLTNLLAHFQGAGKSYQVHVGTIATSDSFMSDSQRIAEILERQPGLLASDMESAALAQVLASSACQVLNIRGISDHVGAQAPQLFKDSLALAAQNAYDAVLTVLTQII from the coding sequence ATGAAAGTAGCCATCGTAGCGGCCATGCAGGAAGAGTTGGCGCCTTTCCGCCAACATTTTGGGGCCAAGCAGCTAGTCTTTGAACAGGCTAAGACTCGCATAGAAGCAGTCAACCCACCTGAAGGAACGGGGATTAGTCAGCTTTACTTGGTAGAGTCTGGTATTGGTAAGGCTAATGCTGCCGCCTGCGCTGCCTGGCTCTTAAGCCAAGTAGGGCCAGACCTAGTCATTAATACTGGGTCGACGGGGTGTTTTGAGCCAAGCGTGGCCTTAGGTGACGTAGTCATCAGTGACCGTTTTGTCTATAGCGATGTGGATGCCACAGGCTTCAATTACGCTTGGGGGCAGGTCCCACAAATGCCAGCTGATTACCCGGTCGTAGCTGACTTGCTGACTAATCTGCTGGCTCATTTCCAAGGGGCAGGCAAGTCCTATCAGGTTCATGTGGGCACCATTGCGACGTCGGATTCTTTTATGAGCGATTCTCAGAGGATAGCGGAAATCCTGGAACGGCAACCAGGCCTCCTAGCTTCTGATATGGAAAGTGCCGCCCTAGCTCAGGTCCTGGCAAGTTCAGCTTGTCAGGTTCTCAACATTCGGGGCATCTCTGATCATGTTGGCGCCCAGGCCCCACAACTCTTCAAGGATAGTCTGGCGCTGGCTGCCCAGAATGCTTATGATGCGGTGCTGACCGTCCTTACACAAATAATTTAA
- a CDS encoding ABC transporter substrate-binding protein, whose amino-acid sequence MKKSFKLAIAAFASLLTLGGVSSTGFVAHAEETRVEVIAKGFQHDFWKAVNKGAEKAASELGAKINFVGPQNETAIAEQLEQLNNAINKNPKAIALAALDTEAELDAINMALSKNIPIIGFDSGVPGAPEGAIKATASTDNHAAGGNAAEHLFPMLEGKVKDKPVRIGVISQEANSLSITQRTSGFIDKMVELFEKKGVKVAVVGHDKFKNNVAEADAKVIIEVRVPAQVDDAAGKTEASTVLEKEDTIAIYGSNEFAAKAIINANGGFSESKLGADKILAVGFDSGALQQDAIRKGIFVGSVTQDPIQIGYQAVKLAVEAAQGKEVKDVDTGSKWYDAKNIDSDEIKALLYE is encoded by the coding sequence ATGAAAAAGTCATTTAAACTTGCTATTGCAGCTTTTGCATCCTTATTAACCTTAGGGGGCGTTTCTAGCACTGGTTTCGTAGCACATGCTGAAGAAACCCGCGTAGAAGTTATCGCCAAAGGTTTCCAACATGACTTCTGGAAAGCTGTTAACAAAGGGGCTGAAAAAGCTGCTAGCGAATTAGGTGCTAAGATCAACTTCGTTGGGCCACAAAACGAAACAGCGATTGCAGAACAATTGGAACAATTGAACAACGCCATTAACAAGAACCCTAAAGCCATTGCTTTAGCAGCTTTGGATACAGAAGCTGAATTAGATGCTATCAACATGGCGCTCAGCAAAAACATTCCAATCATTGGGTTTGACTCTGGGGTTCCAGGGGCACCAGAAGGGGCGATTAAGGCAACTGCTTCAACTGACAACCACGCAGCAGGTGGGAATGCAGCTGAACACCTCTTCCCAATGTTAGAAGGTAAGGTCAAAGACAAACCAGTTCGTATTGGGGTTATCTCTCAAGAAGCCAACTCACTCTCTATCACTCAACGTACTTCTGGTTTCATCGACAAGATGGTCGAACTCTTTGAGAAGAAGGGCGTTAAAGTGGCTGTTGTCGGTCACGATAAGTTCAAGAACAATGTAGCGGAAGCAGATGCTAAAGTCATTATTGAAGTGCGCGTGCCTGCTCAAGTAGATGATGCGGCTGGTAAGACAGAAGCTTCTACTGTCTTAGAAAAAGAAGACACTATTGCGATCTACGGTTCTAACGAATTTGCAGCTAAGGCCATCATCAACGCTAACGGTGGTTTCTCTGAATCTAAATTAGGAGCAGACAAGATCTTAGCAGTTGGTTTTGACTCTGGTGCCCTCCAACAAGATGCTATCCGTAAGGGTATCTTCGTTGGTTCTGTTACCCAAGACCCAATTCAAATCGGTTACCAAGCAGTGAAATTAGCGGTTGAAGCAGCTCAAGGTAAAGAAGTAAAAGACGTGGATACTGGGTCCAAGTGGTATGACGCTAAGAACATCGACTCTGATGAAATCAAAGCCCTCTTATATGAATAA
- a CDS encoding MetQ/NlpA family ABC transporter substrate-binding protein, giving the protein MSIKSFAKKVTLTTLAALSLFGAALPASAATKVTVSSIGSDYDVWKFIAESEEAKKAGLEIEVKEIDGGLPLNKSVADGIVDANAFQSLGYLDAFNKESDNALVPIGTTYIEPMGIYSKKYKKIEEVKEGAVVALADNPANTTRALRLLESAGLIKLKPDFDDGVGTPDDVIENPKKLEFKLIDDTTAVRVLDDVDLSIIGNTIALEGGLNVLKDAIYKEEINDSTKSRINVIAVKKGREKDENLLKLVELYHTPKVQEFIKEKFQGTKVEVKKDIKDVWKEAE; this is encoded by the coding sequence ATGTCCATTAAAAGTTTTGCCAAGAAAGTCACCCTTACCACACTCGCTGCCCTTAGCTTATTTGGCGCGGCCCTGCCTGCATCCGCTGCGACTAAGGTCACGGTCAGCAGTATTGGCTCTGACTACGATGTCTGGAAGTTCATTGCTGAGTCAGAAGAAGCCAAGAAAGCAGGTTTAGAGATTGAGGTCAAAGAAATTGATGGAGGCTTGCCACTTAACAAGTCTGTAGCGGATGGTATCGTGGATGCCAATGCCTTCCAATCTTTGGGCTACTTAGACGCCTTCAACAAGGAATCCGACAATGCATTGGTTCCGATTGGGACCACCTATATCGAGCCGATGGGGATTTATTCTAAGAAATATAAGAAGATTGAGGAAGTCAAGGAAGGGGCTGTGGTGGCCTTGGCTGATAACCCAGCCAACACTACTCGAGCTTTGCGCTTGCTTGAATCAGCTGGGCTAATCAAGCTCAAACCTGACTTTGATGATGGCGTGGGGACCCCCGATGATGTCATTGAAAACCCTAAGAAGTTAGAATTCAAATTAATTGATGACACCACAGCGGTTCGTGTCTTAGACGATGTGGACCTCTCCATTATCGGGAACACCATTGCTTTGGAAGGCGGCCTTAACGTTCTCAAGGATGCCATCTACAAGGAAGAAATTAACGACTCAACCAAGTCACGCATTAACGTTATCGCCGTCAAGAAAGGCCGCGAAAAAGACGAGAATCTACTTAAACTAGTGGAACTCTACCACACTCCTAAGGTCCAAGAATTCATCAAGGAAAAGTTCCAGGGTACCAAGGTAGAAGTGAAAAAAGACATTAAAGATGTCTGGAAGGAAGCCGAATAA
- a CDS encoding RbsD/FucU family protein, with amino-acid sequence MLKHIPAILSPDLVKYLMEMGHGDELVIADANFPAHRLGQRVIRADGHGVPELLDAILTLLPLDPYSDYQAGLMQVVPGDPTVPVIWEEYKAILDRQTQDQGYQIKEIERFAFYEQAKDAYLVIQSGETALYGNIILKKGVL; translated from the coding sequence ATGCTTAAACATATACCAGCCATTTTGAGTCCAGACTTAGTCAAATATTTGATGGAAATGGGTCATGGGGACGAATTAGTCATTGCGGACGCCAACTTCCCGGCTCATCGCTTGGGCCAACGCGTCATTCGCGCGGATGGTCATGGGGTTCCAGAGCTTTTGGACGCCATTCTGACCCTCCTGCCTTTGGATCCTTACAGTGATTACCAAGCAGGTCTAATGCAGGTGGTGCCAGGGGACCCAACGGTTCCGGTCATTTGGGAGGAATACAAGGCCATCCTAGACCGTCAGACTCAAGACCAAGGCTATCAAATCAAAGAAATTGAGCGGTTTGCCTTCTATGAACAAGCCAAAGATGCTTATCTCGTAATCCAAAGCGGGGAGACCGCCCTATACGGCAATATCATTTTGAAAAAAGGCGTGCTCTAG